DNA sequence from the Nicotiana tomentosiformis chromosome 3, ASM39032v3, whole genome shotgun sequence genome:
taccaggcatgccaccagattatGATATCGATTTTAGTATCGATTTGACACCAAGtacccaacctatctctattccaccgtattgcATGCCCCTGAAGGAGCAtattgaggagttgctagcaaaggggtttgtcaggcCGAGTATGTCTCCTTGGGGCGCACTAGTGTTATTCGTGAAAAATAAAGATGggagtatgcggatgtgcattgattaccaccaATTGAacaagttaccattaagaacaagtaccctttatcacatattgatgatttgtttgaccagttgcagggtaccagggtgttctctaagatcgatttgagatttgggtatcatcagctaaagattcgtgcttcggatgttccaaagacgactttccggactagatatggccactatgagtttctggtgatgttttTCGGCTTGACCAGCGCCCcgacaacattcatggatttgatgaaccgagtgttcagtccatatcttgactcatttatcattgtcttcattgatgacatattgatctactcgtgtAGTATGGAGGatcacgagcagcatttgagagttgtgcttcaaACCTTGCGGGAATAGAAGCTTTATGTTAATTTCTCCAAGtacgagttctggttagattctgtgtcATTCTTGTGACATGTTGTattaggtgagggtattaaggtggatccaaggAAGACCGAGGAAGtctagagttggcctcgtcctaccacaacgaccgagattaggagttttttgtagttagcaggttattatcgccggttcatgGTGGGCTTCCCGTATATTGCAGCAACTTTGACTatattgacctagaagggtgctccattccgatggtccgatgattgtgaggcgagctttcagaagctcaagacaactttgactacaacactgcttttagtgttgccttctgatTCAGGGATATATATTGTGTATTACAACACTTCATGtgttggcctgggttgtgtatccttacaggaggggcgagttattgcatatgcttcacgtcagctgaagccccatgagaagaattaccatgttcatgatttggagttggccgcgatagttcatgctctcaagatcttgaggcattatctttatggggtgtcctgtgaggtttacaccgatcattgcagcttgcagcatttattatagtagagggatatcaatttgaggtagcgcagatatcttgagttactaaaggactatgatattaacATCCTCTATCATTCGGACAAGgagaatgtggttgcagatgccttaagCAGAAAGGCCGAGAGTATAGGTAATTTGGaatttatttcagcagaggagaggacattgtctttggacattcagtccctagttaacagacttgtgaggttagatatttcagatcccagtcgagttcttgcaagTGTAGTGGCTtagtcttcattatttgagcggatcaaggctcgccagtacgaTGATCCGCACCTTCTTGTTCTTacagagacggtactacagggtggtgccaaggaggttactatcgatgAGGATAGTGtactgcgactccagggtcgtttATGTGTTCTtagtgttgatggcttgagggagaagattctagaggaggcacacagttctcggtattctatttatcctggtgctacgaagatgtatcgtgacctgaggcagcattattggtggcgatggatgaagaaagatatagttgagtatgtagcgaggtgtctaaattgccatcaAGTTacatatgagcaccagaggccagtcggcctacttcagcagatggttataccggagtgaaaatgggagcggatcactatggactttgtagtcggGTTGTCGcggacattgaggaagtttgatgccgtTTGGGTCATTATCAACAGGTTGACAATGTCGGCACATTTTATTTCAGTTATGACTACatactcttcagagagattggcccagatttacattcaggagatcgTTCGGTTGCATGGTATACCTGTTTCcgtcatttcagatagaggcgcTCAATTCACttcacacttttggagagcagtacagagtgagttgggcactgggtagagctcagcacagcctttcatctgcagaccgatgggcagtcagagcgtacggttcagatcttggaggatatgctcagagcatgtgtgatttacttcggagggcagtgggatcgattcttgcctttggtcgagtttgcttataacaacagttatcagtccagcactGAGATGGCTCCCtttaaggctttatatggcctgcgatgtcgttcgcccattggatggtttgagcctggcgaGGCTACATTATATGgaactgatttagtgaaggacgccaaaggtaaagttgattcaggagcgacttcgcatagcatagtccagacagaagagttacgcggatcagaaggcgtgtgatttatcatttatggtgggcgagaaggttctcttgaaggtctcgccgatgaagggaacatgaggttcgggaagaagggcaagttgaacccaaggtttattggctcaTTTAAGGTATTGAGACGaattggggaggtttcttatgagctttctttgcctcccagtctatcgggatttcatccggtcttccatgtgtctatgctctggaagtaccATGCCggcaggtcgcatgtgttagattacagcacagttcagctagaagAGAGCTTGGGTTACGAGGAGAAGCCTGTTGctattgttgacaggcaggttcgccagtttaGGTCGAAGACGATTTCTGCGgtgaaggtccagtggagggatcaaacagtcgaggaggcgacttgggagaccgaggaggacacaCAGAGCATATATCCGcacctattcagcactccaggaatGATTCTAGactcatttgaggatgaatgtttgtttaagaggtggagaatgtaatgacccgaccagtcgttttgctttttagatccacgttcccctaattaagactccccgtatgtgcgtttactattttatgacttgcggggatgggtGATtggggtttggaagggttcgggttgaaatcagaacacttggttctttaATAGTGGCCTACAAtggtcaagtttgacttgagtcaatattttgagtaaacgacctcggaatcgggatttgacggtcctaATAAGTTCGtaagatgattttggacttgttcATGTATTCAGATCGGGTTTCGAatgaaccgggagcgtttcggcgcttaatattgaaagttggcgcattgaaggtttatCAAGTTtgttaagtttggtttggagtagactttggtgttatcgaggtccgctTGGGATTCCAAGCCTGGCAATAGTTCCTTATAGTGATTTATgatgcacgtaaaatttggtgtcattccgagtagtctaagtatgattcggggccttcggagtaagttgaaaagcttgaagttcataacttgattcaatttggttttggggtgcgattctcagtttcgatgttgttttacgtgtttcgagagttcgagcaggtctgtattatgtttatagaTTTATTGGTGCATTTGGATGGGATCCCAGgtggttcgggtgagttttggaccgtCTGGAGCTAAGTCCAAAATGTTATCactgctggttctggtttccttcttcctGAACGCATGGGTgggatcgcattcgcgaagaaggaatgggGAACTGGATGGTTTTGTTCTTCATGTTCACGAAGTCctggccgcattcgcgaaggcttgggACTAGTGACTTTTGCGTTCGCGGGTgacttgtcgcgttcgcgtaaagtCAAGGGCCTGGGCCTGGGCAACCCAGTTGCCTTACGCGTTCGCGGTTGAGGGCACACGTTCGCGATTAGGAGGTGGCTCAGTGCACCGCGTTCGCGAGTGTCCTCTCACGACCGCTAAGAGGAATTTTCATGGGTCCTTcaattttgccttcgcgatcgcgatgaaggctgacctgggcagaatgtttttaaaagtcgggacttaggctttttggttcatttctctCACTTGTTGGTCGATTTTAGAGCTCTTGGAGGAGGGATTtttacctagcactttgaggtaagtaatttctgcacaatatgagtttaatagaTACATTATGAGTAGAATCTAACatagaaattgtgaaaaattaggggattgttgaaaaatctaggttttgataaaaatgggattataccacaaaaatgattatgaaattgagtagaaattatatatttgggttcgtgaggttatgggtaacattt
Encoded proteins:
- the LOC138908290 gene encoding uncharacterized protein: MAPFKALYGLRCRSPIGWFEPGEATLYGTDLVKDAKGLADEGNMRFGKKGKLNPRFIGSFKVLRRIGEVSYELSLPPSLSGFHPVFHVSMLWKYHAGRSHVLDYSTVQLEESLGYEEKPVAIVDRQVRQFRSKTISAVKVQWRDQTVEEATWETEEDTQSIYPHLFSTPGMILDSFEDECLFKRWRM